The proteins below come from a single Vibrio natriegens NBRC 15636 = ATCC 14048 = DSM 759 genomic window:
- a CDS encoding 6-phospho-beta-glucosidase, translated as MNKDKVFPEGFLWGGALAANQCEGAYNIDGKGLSVADVLPNGIAGKIMDSDEGHYPFHDAIDFYHRYKDDIALFAEMGFKCLRLSVAWTRIYPNGDDAEPSEIGLKYYEDVFNELLKHNIQPMVTICHYDMPLALVKKYGGWRDRKLIDLYVRYSKTLFERYKNQVKLWLTFNEINIISHFPFTGGGLLLDESDENREQIIYQAAHHQFVASALAVGECHKIIPDAQIGCMLAFIPFYPYSCNPADVQAAYEQQQEQLLFSDIQALGEYSNFAKGYFEKKGIKIEFAEGDVEALKDNMVDFVSFSYYMSCAYSANPEDKETTDGNILGGVKNPYLATSDFGWQLDPQGLRYTLNVLYDRYKKPLFIVENGLGAIDTIDENNQVNDDYRIEYLKDHLIESKNAIDDGVELLGYTSWGPIDIVSSSTGQLKKRYGFIYVDINDERVGTLNRYKKKSFNWYKEVISTNGKTLFNK; from the coding sequence ATGAACAAAGACAAAGTATTTCCAGAAGGCTTCCTATGGGGTGGCGCTCTAGCGGCTAACCAATGTGAAGGTGCTTATAATATCGATGGAAAAGGCCTGTCTGTTGCCGATGTTCTGCCTAATGGTATTGCCGGTAAAATTATGGATTCAGATGAAGGTCATTATCCTTTTCATGATGCGATAGACTTTTATCACCGCTATAAGGACGACATTGCATTATTTGCCGAAATGGGCTTTAAGTGTTTACGTCTTTCTGTCGCCTGGACTCGTATTTATCCTAACGGTGATGACGCTGAACCGAGTGAAATTGGTTTAAAGTATTATGAAGATGTGTTTAACGAACTGCTTAAACACAATATCCAGCCTATGGTAACCATTTGTCATTACGATATGCCGTTAGCTTTGGTTAAAAAATATGGTGGTTGGCGTGACAGAAAACTGATTGACCTTTATGTTCGCTACTCAAAAACTCTATTTGAGCGTTATAAAAATCAGGTGAAACTGTGGTTGACGTTTAATGAAATCAACATCATTTCTCACTTCCCATTTACTGGTGGTGGTTTGTTGTTGGACGAGTCTGATGAAAATCGCGAACAGATTATCTATCAGGCAGCACACCATCAATTTGTTGCCAGCGCGTTGGCTGTGGGTGAGTGTCATAAGATAATACCGGATGCGCAAATTGGTTGTATGTTAGCCTTTATTCCATTTTATCCGTATAGCTGTAATCCGGCTGATGTTCAGGCGGCTTACGAGCAGCAACAAGAGCAATTATTGTTTAGTGATATTCAGGCGCTAGGTGAATATTCTAATTTTGCCAAAGGCTACTTTGAGAAAAAAGGCATCAAAATAGAGTTTGCAGAAGGGGATGTAGAAGCGCTGAAAGATAACATGGTCGATTTTGTTAGCTTTAGTTACTACATGAGCTGTGCGTACAGTGCTAACCCTGAAGATAAAGAAACCACGGATGGTAACATTCTTGGTGGCGTTAAAAATCCTTACTTAGCGACTTCTGATTTTGGATGGCAGCTCGATCCTCAAGGTTTGAGATACACGCTTAACGTACTTTACGATAGATATAAAAAGCCTTTGTTTATTGTCGAAAATGGTCTTGGAGCAATCGATACCATTGACGAGAACAATCAGGTAAACGACGATTATCGAATCGAGTATTTGAAAGATCATCTTATTGAAAGTAAAAATGCAATTGATGATGGTGTCGAACTTCTTGGTTATACAAGTTGGGGACCTATTGACATCGTAAGCTCATCTACTGGTCAGCTTAAAAAA